In one Bordetella pertussis 18323 genomic region, the following are encoded:
- a CDS encoding IS481-like element IS481 family transposase — protein MNTHKHARLTFLRRLEMVQQLIAHQVCVPEAARAYGVTAPTVRKWLGRFLAQGQAGLADASSRPTVSPRAIAPAKALAIVELRRKRLTQARIAQALGVSASTVSRVLARAGLSHLADLEPAEPVVRYEHQAPGDLLHIDIKKLGRIQRPGHRVTGNRRDTVEGAGWDFVFVAIDDHARVAFTDIHPDERFPSAVQFLKDAVAYYQRLGVTIQRLLTDNGSAFRSRAFAALCHELGIKHRFTRPYRPQTNGKAERFIQSALREWAYAHTYQNSQHRADAMKSWLHHYNWHRPHQGIGRAVPISRLNLDEYNLLTVHT, from the coding sequence ATGAACACCCATAAGCATGCCCGATTGACCTTCCTACGTCGACTCGAAATGGTCCAGCAATTGATCGCCCATCAAGTTTGTGTGCCTGAAGCGGCCCGCGCCTATGGGGTCACCGCGCCGACTGTGCGCAAATGGCTGGGCCGCTTCCTGGCTCAGGGCCAGGCGGGCTTGGCCGATGCGTCCTCGCGCCCGACGGTCTCGCCCCGAGCGATTGCGCCGGCCAAGGCGCTGGCTATCGTGGAGCTGCGCCGCAAGCGGCTGACCCAAGCGCGCATCGCCCAGGCGCTGGGCGTGTCAGCCAGCACCGTCAGCCGCGTCCTGGCCCGCGCCGGTCTGTCGCACCTGGCCGACCTGGAGCCGGCCGAGCCGGTGGTGCGCTACGAGCATCAGGCCCCCGGCGATCTGCTGCACATCGACATCAAGAAGCTGGGACGTATCCAGCGCCCTGGCCACCGGGTCACGGGCAACCGACGCGATACCGTTGAGGGGGCCGGCTGGGACTTCGTCTTCGTGGCCATCGATGACCACGCCCGCGTGGCCTTCACCGACATCCACCCCGACGAGCGCTTCCCCAGCGCCGTCCAGTTCCTCAAGGACGCAGTGGCCTACTACCAGCGCCTGGGCGTGACCATCCAGCGCTTGCTCACCGACAATGGCTCGGCCTTTCGCAGCCGCGCCTTCGCCGCGCTGTGCCATGAGCTGGGCATCAAGCACCGCTTTACCCGACCTTACCGCCCACAGACCAATGGTAAGGCCGAACGCTTCATCCAGTCGGCCTTGCGTGAGTGGGCTTACGCTCACACCTACCAGAACTCCCAACACCGAGCCGATGCCATGAAATCCTGGCTACACCACTACAACTGGCATCGACCCCACCAAGGCATCGGGCGCGCTGTACCCATCTCCAGACTCAACCTGGACGAATACAACCTATTGACAGTTCACACCTAG
- a CDS encoding LON peptidase substrate-binding domain-containing protein, protein MAEIPLFPLSNALFPAGVLRLRVFEIRYLDMVRRCIADGSEFGVVVLEQGTEVRRPDGREVLARAGTMARIDHWEAPMPALLELACTGTGRFRLHACTQGKYGLWTGQAEPVPDDAPLEVPPELARSASALGRLIARLQREGVPPHIMPMAAPFRLDDCGWVADRWAEMLSLPPADKARLLLLPPLDRLREIDAVLAADGHA, encoded by the coding sequence ATGGCCGAGATTCCATTATTTCCATTGAGCAACGCCTTGTTTCCTGCGGGCGTGCTGCGCCTGCGGGTGTTCGAGATCCGTTATCTCGACATGGTCAGGCGCTGCATCGCCGACGGCTCCGAGTTCGGCGTCGTGGTGCTGGAGCAGGGCACCGAAGTGCGCCGCCCCGATGGCCGCGAGGTGCTGGCGCGCGCCGGCACCATGGCGCGCATCGACCATTGGGAAGCGCCCATGCCGGCGCTGCTGGAACTGGCCTGCACCGGTACCGGGCGATTCCGGCTGCACGCTTGTACCCAGGGCAAGTACGGCCTGTGGACCGGCCAGGCCGAGCCGGTGCCCGACGATGCGCCGCTGGAAGTGCCGCCGGAACTGGCGCGCAGCGCCTCGGCGCTGGGGCGCCTGATCGCCCGCCTGCAGCGCGAGGGCGTGCCGCCTCACATCATGCCCATGGCCGCGCCGTTCCGGCTCGACGACTGCGGCTGGGTGGCCGACCGCTGGGCCGAGATGCTGTCGCTGCCGCCGGCCGACAAGGCGCGTCTGCTATTGTTGCCGCCGCTGGACAGGCTGCGCGAGATCGACGCGGTGCTGGCCGCCGACGGGCACGCCTGA
- a CDS encoding DHA2 family efflux MFS transporter permease subunit: MPHTLDERKRWLALMVLCLGVLMIVLDTTIVNVALPSIKADLGFTEASLVWVVNAYMLTFGGFLLLGGRLGDLLGQRRMFLAGLTLFTLASLACGMAQGQAMLVAARAVQGLGGAVVSAVALSLIMTLFTEPAERARAMGVYGFVCAGGGSIGVLLGGLLTSSLSWHWIFLVNLPIGALVYALCLPLLPASQGPTGHPRLDLAGAAAITASLMLAVYAVVNGNEAGWTSPQSLGLLALAVALLALFLRIEARVPAPLMPLSLFALRNVATANIVGVLWAAAMFAWFFISALYMQLVLGYTAMQVGLGFLPANIIMAAFSLGLSARLVMRFDIRAPLVCGLLVAALGLALFARAPVAGSFAVDVLPGMLLLGLGAGIAFNPVLLAAMSDVDPSEAGLASGVVNTSFMMGGALGLAVLASLAAGRSASLRAGGADVLTALNGGYHAAFAVGAVFAALAALLAGVLLRRPQPGASAPAADAH; encoded by the coding sequence ATGCCCCACACTCTCGACGAACGCAAGCGCTGGCTGGCCCTCATGGTGCTGTGCCTGGGCGTGCTGATGATCGTGCTGGACACGACCATCGTCAACGTCGCCCTGCCGTCCATCAAGGCCGACCTGGGCTTTACCGAAGCGTCGCTGGTGTGGGTGGTCAACGCCTATATGCTGACCTTCGGCGGCTTCCTGCTGCTGGGCGGACGGCTGGGCGACCTGCTGGGCCAGCGCCGCATGTTCCTCGCCGGCCTGACGCTGTTCACGCTGGCCTCGCTGGCCTGCGGGATGGCCCAGGGGCAGGCCATGCTGGTGGCCGCGCGCGCGGTGCAGGGCCTGGGCGGCGCGGTCGTCTCGGCCGTGGCCCTGTCGCTGATCATGACGCTGTTCACCGAGCCGGCCGAGCGCGCCCGCGCCATGGGCGTCTACGGTTTCGTCTGCGCCGGCGGCGGCAGCATCGGCGTGTTGCTGGGCGGCCTGCTGACCAGCTCGCTGAGCTGGCACTGGATCTTCCTGGTCAACCTGCCCATCGGGGCGCTGGTCTACGCGCTGTGCCTGCCGCTGCTGCCGGCCAGCCAGGGCCCGACGGGCCATCCACGGCTGGACCTGGCCGGCGCGGCAGCCATCACCGCCTCGCTGATGCTGGCCGTCTACGCGGTGGTCAACGGCAACGAGGCCGGCTGGACCTCGCCCCAATCGCTCGGGCTGCTGGCGCTGGCGGTCGCGCTGCTGGCGCTGTTCCTGCGCATCGAGGCGCGCGTACCGGCGCCGTTGATGCCGCTGTCGCTGTTCGCGCTGCGCAACGTCGCCACCGCCAACATCGTCGGCGTGCTGTGGGCCGCGGCCATGTTCGCCTGGTTCTTCATCTCGGCGCTCTACATGCAGCTGGTGCTGGGCTACACGGCCATGCAGGTGGGGCTGGGCTTCCTGCCGGCCAATATCATCATGGCGGCGTTCTCGCTGGGGCTGTCGGCCAGGCTGGTGATGCGCTTCGACATCCGCGCGCCGCTGGTGTGCGGCCTGCTGGTGGCGGCGCTGGGGCTGGCGCTGTTCGCGCGCGCGCCGGTCGCAGGCTCGTTCGCCGTCGACGTGCTGCCGGGCATGCTGCTGCTGGGCCTGGGCGCGGGCATCGCGTTCAACCCCGTGCTGCTGGCCGCCATGAGCGATGTGGACCCCAGCGAAGCGGGCCTGGCATCCGGCGTGGTCAACACTTCGTTCATGATGGGCGGCGCCCTGGGCCTGGCGGTGCTGGCCAGCCTGGCGGCGGGCCGCAGCGCCAGCCTGCGCGCCGGCGGCGCCGACGTGCTGACGGCGCTCAACGGCGGCTATCACGCTGCCTTCGCGGTGGGCGCCGTGTTCGCCGCCCTGGCCGCGCTGCTGGCCGGCGTGCTGCTGCGCCGCCCGCAGCCCGGCGCGAGCGCCCCGGCCGCCGACGCGCATTGA
- a CDS encoding VOC family protein: protein MFDGDCAEVMRLYERILGGKLDALITYGESPPEMPCKPQDRDLIMHARLRLDDQLLMASDSNSQCPYEGKKGFSLSLVYPTVSDAQRIFNALAEGGQVTMPLQKTFWAEIFGVLVDRHGTAWMISGGQMNS from the coding sequence ATGTTCGACGGCGATTGCGCCGAGGTCATGCGCCTGTACGAGCGCATCCTGGGCGGCAAGCTGGACGCCTTGATCACCTACGGCGAAAGCCCGCCCGAGATGCCCTGCAAGCCGCAGGACCGCGATCTGATCATGCACGCGCGCCTGCGCCTCGATGACCAGCTGCTGATGGCCTCCGACAGCAACAGCCAATGCCCGTACGAAGGCAAGAAAGGCTTTTCGCTGTCGCTCGTCTACCCGACCGTCTCCGACGCGCAGCGCATCTTCAACGCGCTGGCCGAGGGCGGCCAGGTCACCATGCCGCTGCAGAAAACCTTCTGGGCCGAAATCTTCGGCGTGCTGGTCGACCGCCACGGCACGGCGTGGATGATCAGCGGCGGCCAGATGAACAGCTGA
- a CDS encoding ABC transporter ATP-binding protein, with product MRMLWTYLRPHGGLALLALLLAAASQVLALIDPIIFGRIIDEYAIGRAGKTGDQLLAGVLGLLALALAVAILSRLAKALQEYVTRLVVQKLGTQIFNDGLRQVMRLRFQEFEELRSGETLSLLQKVRSDSERFINAFINTAFAAGVGVAFLCWYSVTRHWLLVPVFFVGVLLLGGLTGLLSRQIRSQQRSIMRETNRNSGFITESLRNIELIKSLGLTYPEIRRLQAQTQQIFALEMQKIKRIRLLSFLQGMILSVLKLSVLFALLWLILRDVLSTGELIAMQFISVAIFAPLQELGNLILAYREADASLNHYAALMARPVERNPESAQDSGPIQRVRFGEVRFRHQGAAENALDGVSFEARLGDTVAFVGPSGSGKSTLFKLLVGLYAPDHGEVYYNDVSTRDLRFNPTRRQIGFVTQETHLFSGTLRENMQLVKPDVTDEEIVAAMRQASCANVLARSPAGLDTTIGEGGVKLSGGERQRLSIARALVRQPRLLIFDEATSALDSLTEEQITQTIRDVSRRAGQITILIAHRLSTIMHADTIFVLEKGRVVEQGSHAELLAGKGLYYAMWRQQIGERPAVRAPEPQSEPDTAGRGPEAGVSLL from the coding sequence ATGCGCATGCTCTGGACCTACCTGCGGCCCCATGGCGGCCTGGCGCTGCTGGCCTTGCTGCTGGCCGCCGCCAGCCAGGTGCTGGCGCTGATCGACCCCATCATCTTCGGCCGCATCATCGACGAATACGCCATCGGCCGCGCCGGCAAGACCGGCGACCAGTTGCTCGCCGGCGTGCTGGGCCTGCTGGCGCTGGCGCTGGCCGTGGCGATACTGTCGCGGCTGGCCAAGGCATTGCAGGAATACGTCACGCGCCTGGTGGTGCAGAAACTGGGCACGCAGATCTTCAATGATGGCCTGCGCCAGGTCATGCGGCTGCGCTTCCAGGAATTCGAGGAGCTGCGCAGCGGCGAAACGCTGTCGCTGCTGCAGAAAGTGCGCAGCGACAGCGAACGCTTCATCAATGCCTTCATCAACACGGCGTTCGCCGCCGGCGTCGGCGTGGCCTTCCTGTGCTGGTACTCGGTCACGCGCCACTGGCTGCTGGTACCGGTGTTCTTCGTCGGCGTGCTGCTGCTGGGCGGGCTGACCGGGCTGCTCAGCCGCCAGATCCGCAGCCAGCAACGCTCCATCATGCGCGAAACCAACCGCAACTCGGGCTTCATCACCGAGTCGCTGCGCAACATCGAACTGATCAAGAGCCTGGGCCTGACCTACCCCGAGATCCGCCGCCTGCAGGCGCAGACCCAGCAGATCTTCGCGCTCGAAATGCAGAAGATCAAACGCATCCGCCTGCTGTCGTTCCTGCAGGGCATGATACTCAGCGTGCTCAAGCTGTCGGTGCTGTTTGCCCTCCTGTGGCTGATCTTGCGCGACGTGCTGAGCACCGGGGAACTGATCGCCATGCAGTTCATCTCGGTCGCGATCTTCGCGCCCTTGCAGGAACTGGGTAACCTCATCCTCGCGTACCGCGAGGCCGACGCCTCGCTGAACCACTACGCCGCCCTGATGGCCCGGCCGGTCGAACGCAATCCCGAATCGGCGCAGGACAGCGGACCGATCCAGCGCGTGCGCTTCGGCGAGGTGCGGTTCCGCCACCAGGGCGCCGCCGAGAACGCGCTGGACGGCGTGTCGTTCGAGGCGCGCCTGGGCGACACCGTGGCCTTCGTGGGGCCGTCGGGCTCGGGCAAATCCACCCTGTTCAAGCTGCTGGTGGGCCTGTATGCGCCCGACCACGGCGAAGTCTATTACAACGACGTCTCGACGCGCGACCTGCGCTTCAATCCGACCCGGCGCCAGATCGGCTTCGTCACGCAGGAAACCCATCTTTTCTCCGGCACGCTGCGCGAGAACATGCAGCTGGTCAAGCCCGATGTCACCGACGAGGAAATCGTCGCCGCCATGCGCCAGGCGTCCTGCGCCAACGTGCTGGCGCGCTCGCCCGCCGGACTGGACACGACCATCGGCGAAGGCGGCGTCAAACTGTCGGGCGGGGAACGGCAGCGCCTGTCCATCGCCCGCGCGCTGGTGCGCCAGCCCCGGCTGCTGATCTTCGACGAAGCCACCTCGGCGCTGGACTCGCTGACCGAAGAGCAGATCACCCAGACGATCCGCGACGTGTCCCGGCGCGCCGGCCAGATCACCATCCTGATCGCCCACCGGCTGTCCACCATCATGCACGCCGACACCATCTTCGTCCTGGAGAAAGGCCGCGTGGTCGAGCAAGGCAGCCACGCCGAACTGCTGGCCGGCAAGGGCCTGTATTACGCCATGTGGCGCCAGCAGATCGGCGAACGGCCGGCCGTACGCGCCCCCGAACCGCAGTCCGAGCCCGATACCGCCGGCCGCGGCCCCGAAGCCGGCGTATCGCTGCTGTGA
- a CDS encoding GFA family protein, with product MHYHGSCHCGTIRFDVEGELTGAMSCNCSICRRKGALLWFVPRGHLRLATPDEQIATYTFNRHLIKHRFCPTCGIHTHGEGVDQQGRAMAAINIRCLDDVDLDAVAVHQYDGRAA from the coding sequence ATGCACTATCACGGCAGTTGCCATTGCGGCACCATCCGATTCGACGTGGAAGGCGAACTGACAGGCGCCATGTCCTGCAATTGCTCGATATGCCGGCGCAAGGGCGCGCTGCTGTGGTTCGTGCCGCGCGGCCACCTGCGGCTGGCCACGCCCGACGAACAGATCGCCACCTATACCTTCAACCGCCACCTGATCAAGCACCGCTTCTGTCCCACGTGCGGCATCCACACCCATGGCGAAGGCGTCGACCAGCAAGGCCGGGCGATGGCGGCGATCAATATCCGCTGCCTGGACGACGTGGACCTGGACGCGGTCGCCGTGCATCAGTACGACGGCCGCGCGGCATAG
- a CDS encoding IS481-like element IS481 family transposase has translation MNTHKHARLTFLRRLEMVQQLIAHQVCVPEAARAYGVTAPTVRKWLGRFLAQGQAGLADASSRPTVSPRAIAPAKALAIVELRRKRLTQARIAQALGVSASTVSRVLARAGLSHLADLEPAEPVVRYEHQAPGDLLHIDIKKLGRIQRPGHRVTGNRRDTVEGAGWDFVFVAIDDHARVAFTDIHPDERFPSAVQFLKDAVAYYQRLGVTIQRLLTDNGSAFRSRAFAALCHELGIKHRFTRPYRPQTNGKAERFIQSALREWAYAHTYQNSQHRADAMKSWLHHYNWHRPHQGIGRAVPISRLNLDEYNLLTVHS, from the coding sequence ATGAACACCCATAAGCATGCCCGATTGACCTTCCTACGTCGACTCGAAATGGTCCAGCAATTGATCGCCCATCAAGTTTGTGTACCTGAAGCGGCCCGCGCCTATGGGGTCACCGCGCCGACTGTGCGCAAATGGCTGGGCCGCTTCCTGGCTCAGGGCCAGGCGGGCTTGGCCGATGCGTCCTCGCGCCCGACGGTCTCGCCCCGAGCGATTGCGCCGGCCAAGGCGCTGGCTATCGTGGAGCTGCGCCGCAAGCGGCTGACCCAAGCGCGCATCGCCCAGGCGCTGGGCGTGTCAGCCAGCACCGTCAGCCGCGTCCTGGCCCGCGCCGGTCTGTCGCACCTGGCCGACCTGGAGCCGGCCGAGCCGGTGGTGCGCTACGAGCATCAGGCCCCCGGCGATCTGCTGCACATCGACATCAAGAAGCTGGGACGTATCCAGCGCCCTGGCCACCGGGTCACGGGCAACCGACGCGATACCGTTGAGGGGGCCGGCTGGGACTTCGTCTTCGTGGCCATCGATGACCACGCCCGCGTGGCCTTCACCGACATCCACCCCGACGAGCGCTTCCCCAGCGCCGTCCAGTTCCTCAAGGACGCAGTGGCCTACTACCAGCGCCTGGGCGTGACCATCCAGCGCTTGCTCACCGACAATGGCTCGGCCTTTCGCAGCCGCGCCTTCGCCGCGCTGTGCCATGAGCTGGGCATCAAGCACCGCTTTACCCGACCTTACCGCCCACAGACCAATGGCAAGGCCGAACGCTTCATCCAGTCGGCCTTGCGTGAGTGGGCTTACGCTCACACCTACCAGAACTCCCAACACCGAGCCGATGCCATGAAATCCTGGCTACACCACTACAACTGGCATCGACCCCACCAAGGCATCGGGCGCGCTGTACCCATCTCCAGACTCAACCTGGACGAATACAACCTATTGACAGTTCACAGCTAG
- a CDS encoding GNAT family N-acetyltransferase, whose protein sequence is MNWGVGDFQFLKSGSDEPCIQPIESSQLAAAAHGVADLAVGMAMSEQDHRAWIAAGTSWVAECPGAGLAGFLVAERTADALHVWELAVRREMQGRGIGGRLVRAAIDAAAAAGLPAITLTTFRDLPWNQPFYARLGFATLQADGLNVRLQAILAREASLGLPAARRCAMRREIAAARR, encoded by the coding sequence GTGAACTGGGGGGTTGGCGATTTCCAGTTTCTCAAATCCGGTTCGGATGAACCATGCATACAACCTATTGAATCTTCACAGCTAGCCGCGGCCGCCCACGGCGTCGCGGATCTTGCGGTCGGTATGGCCATGAGCGAGCAGGACCACCGGGCCTGGATCGCGGCCGGCACCAGCTGGGTGGCCGAATGCCCCGGCGCCGGATTGGCGGGCTTCCTGGTCGCGGAGCGCACCGCCGATGCGCTGCATGTCTGGGAGCTGGCGGTGCGGCGCGAAATGCAGGGCCGCGGCATCGGCGGGCGGCTGGTGCGGGCCGCCATCGACGCCGCGGCGGCGGCCGGCCTGCCCGCCATCACGCTGACCACCTTCCGCGACCTGCCCTGGAACCAGCCCTTCTACGCGCGCCTGGGTTTCGCCACGCTGCAAGCGGACGGCCTCAACGTGCGCCTGCAGGCCATCCTGGCGCGCGAGGCCAGCCTGGGCCTGCCGGCGGCGCGCCGCTGCGCCATGCGGCGCGAGATCGCGGCGGCGCGCCGCTAG